The following is a genomic window from Cinclus cinclus chromosome 7, bCinCin1.1, whole genome shotgun sequence.
GTCCTCTTATCATTGACAAGAATGAACATTTCACAGTGTACAGGGACCCCACTCTGATTGGACAAGAAACAGGAACTAATCACATTACACCTTACTTGCATCAGCATAATTATCCTCTGCATTCCTCATCCCACCGAACCTGTTTAAATCCAAATGCACATCATCCTGCATTAACTGGTTCATCCCATCTGCTCGCTGGGTCTTCGGCTCAGGCTCCCTTGTCTGCTATTAACACTCACCCCCTTAGTGCATCTCACCATTCTGTTCATCACCCTCATCTACTTCCCGCAGTGTTGCCCGGAGTGCCTGCTGCCTCCTTGCTGGGTGCCCACCCGCGCCTAGAGACTGCTCATGCTAGCAGCTTAAGCCATTTGGCATTGgcacaccagcagcagcaacagatGTTACAACACCAGTCTCCACATCTTCTCGGACAAGCTCATCCTTCTGCTTCCTATAATCAGCTAGGGCTTTATCCAATTATTTGGCAGTATCCAAATGGAACACATGCTTACTCAGGACTCGGTCTGCCCTCCTCCAAATGGGTCCACCCAGAAACTCCTGTTAATGCAGAGGCTTCCTTGAGAAGGGTAAGTTAAGATCCTTTCTTAATGATGTATTTAGCTGGGCCTGGTGTCTCCCAGAGTGATGTTCTAGGTACAGATGTGGTAGTTTGTGTCGCAGTGAGCGTATTGTGATGGTGGGGTGTTGGATTACGCCGAGAACTAGAAATGGACATACAGCAGTAACCACTGTCCCATGGTGGATGTGTGTAGGGAGTTTTTCCAGACCTTGATTTCTAAGAattctaaagaaaaatgaaatgtttgatttttaattagTGACTGAAAGTGAGGTCAGCCAGCTTGTTTGGGAACTCAAGTTCACAGGGTAAATATTTGCTACCTCGAACTGTGTAAAGTGAAATATTAGGAGAGGCGGGACAGTCATCCTCATAGTGGAATTTTGTGGGGGCTCACTCAATAATGGTGAAagacagagaaggaaggaatactAAATCCAGTGGGAAGTTCTGAAGAGAAGTGCTTTTGCATTTATAAATGTTTCATGCACACTATACACCCATTTCTCTTGTCTTTACACCTATTTGtgtgccctttttttttggcGTGccgtttttttctccttctgtttcTGTTGATACTCATCTCTACCTTCCCATCTGCTTTCTACTCCTCTTTATTCAAGTCAGGATGATTCCTCTGTCTGTTTGCTGAGTGTAACCACTGAAGTCTCAGAAGAAATGGTTTGTGTTTTCCAGCCTAGTGCCCAGTACGGTGGTGGGGTTTGACAGGCAGATGTGGCAATTACAGGAAAAGTTTTCTTAGCTCCTGAAGGCTTGGATTATGGCATGCTCATTGCAGGCACCTCAGAGGAATAGTGTAAGATGAAGCATGTATAGTGCAGACAAAGTTTGGAGAGCTTTAGTGCCAGCTTCAATTAAACCACCACTGAGCATGTGCATACTGATCTTTAAAGGCTTTCAACTTGGCCTAATTTGGGCAGATTTTCACAGGGACCACAAAAGGCATGTCACTTAGAGTGGTCCTTCTGCCAAATTGTAAGCCTTTGTGTCAAAGCTTGGCATTCTGAATGGTAAgaaggatttttctcttttttactgTGGGGAAGGCTGTCCCTCCCCAGATTCATTCTTAAAAAAGCCAAGCCTTTGTGGCTATGTCTTTCCCAAAACAGTTGGTTTGAGTCGGCCTTGTAGTATGAAGTGAGTTTGATCTAAAATGTGATAAAATCAAAATGTAGTAGCGAAGAAAAGCCTAAGAGAAAAAGATAGGTGAATTTATCTTTTCGTGTTGCTGCCTGCTCCACTCCATACAGAAGTCCATTTTAAAAGAACTCATAATAGACGTTGTTTTCACTTTGCCTGAAGAATGCAGCACTGCATACTGAGGCATGTAACTTTTTAATTATGTTGATATGTGGCAATTGTCTTGTGGTGACTTGTCTTCTGCCTCTTGCACTGGAGGCCTTTTTTAAATAGATCTTAGAAACCTGGAATGGGCGTTTCCAAAGTGGGTTTGCATGGATGCCACAATCACAGAAAGGGATCTGTCTTTCAGCTgtaagagcagcagcagcatccaccCTAGGCTCAGGGCTGAGCCATGTCTGTGAGCTGAAGGAAGTGTGCCCCAAGCCCACCTTTTCCTACTGTCCTTGAGTGGCTGTGGCAGCTCCCATATTTGGACTGAACGGAAGATGATTGCAGGTGGAGTCACGAAGCTGTTGGAGCAATGCTTGGTGCTCAGGCAGATGTTCCCTAGCTCCTCTAGGGAGAAGGTGACAGGCCTTCTTTGCAAAATACTTTAATACAGCTTACAGGCTGTTCGTGGGAACTCACCACAGCGTGGGAACTCCTGGCCTAGGAAACGTATGCACTGAAACTGTGAGCACAAACCCAAGTAGCTGCTTTAAATAttcaaaaacacagaaatgaaagtTGTAGCACCTGCAGATCTATTCTGTGCTTTGTGCGTGTGTCATGAGAGCTCTTGGCTccccttctgctgcagcagttcCCAGCTGGGGTTGCCAAGTCTGGGGAGAAGGATAGGTATGGACTGGTGAGGAGTGTAGGGAAGAGAAGAAGGTAGGGATGGAAAAGCATCACGAGGCTTTGGGGTGTGCACAAAAGCTCActcttgtccccagtcccttcCTGGTTTGTCCCCAGCACTTgagcccccccccccttcaACAGGTGTCCTGGTTTTCCACTCTGCTGTGTGCTCTTTTTGTAAGCAGGTCTCCTAAGCAGAGGCGAGAGATAGGGCAGGAGGAGAGAGCAAGCTACTCCTGGTCTTTTCTGCAGGTTGTTACACAAGTTTCAGTAAAGataaaaaaccagaaatttaaCAAAGTAGTAGACTAAAAAGTAGTCTCACAGATTAAATCTTACCAGTGTGTCTAAATGAGGAGACCCACCTTTGGGAATGTTCAGGTGCACAGCATAAAATTGGGCTATGTGTTTGTCATGCTGCACAGTATGGCAAGTGTGTGCATTTAGGGTTTTAATAgtatgatgatgatgatcaaGCCAAATAAAAATGCCTGACGAAATAAAGCAGATTAATTAGGATTATCATGCTTAATCATTTGGGTGGGGCAAGAGAGGAACAGTCCAGGAAAGAGATACTTGCATCCCTTTCATTGAGAGTTGTCATAAGGCTGGTGATAAAATTGCTTCCAGAAATATAAAGccatgtttgtatttttaaagaaatacttaTTGCAATTCTTTGAAGAGGTAATGGTCTTTTTGCTAGTAACTGAATTTAAGTTTGTCAGGTTGTCATTGGTTTGTGAATTTTGATGAGCTTGAGgtgctgttttaaaattaactgcTCATGCTGAGTACTTGAAAATTAAATGGTTCCAAGAATGCTGCTGAAATGTGTAAACTGTTTTGTATGCTGGAAGTCCAGGGGAAGTACCATTGTGTTTTAGTTGGTCAAGAAAGACTTAATGTTAAGTTTTATTTACCGTCTATGATTTTCTACTGAAATACATTACTTCACTTTGATCATTGGTAGGATATGGTAGAGTTACCCTTGTGGTCCCGTGATTATTTTGaagtctggttttattttttgttttggttggtgtCAACAGAATACTCCCAGCCCCTGGTTACACCAGCCCACCTCAGTGACCTCAGCTGACAGCCTTGGTTTACGGAGCCACATTCCTGTGCGTCCATCCAGCGCAGATCCCCTTCGCCCTCTCAAACTGACAACGCATTCCAGCCCACCTTTGTCCAAAAGCATTGTAGAGCATCGCAAAGAGTAAGTTCCCTGGGGAACTCTGTGTGTGAGGGTACATATCAGCAAGTGATGTTGCCTTTTAGCTTCCCTTTAGTTTATTTGTAGACATGAATGTCTGTGGGGAACACAGGCTTGTCATTGTGCAGCCTTGTTGCCTTGGTATGGTACTTGAGTTGATGAGTCATTTGAAGACTTCTGAAAATTGTACTAAATATagaggaaattttattttgtgttaatAGGTAACTTCGTTCCGGGCCTGGGAAGAAAGGTCTTCGGTCTAGCACATTGTACTACATTCAGCCTAACCTGTGTTTGCTTAACCTTTCTTCAAACAGAGAACTGGAGAGGAAAGCTTTTGTTGAACCTCTGCGTTCTGCTACCACTGCGTCAGTGAAGagtgagctggagcagagcagaacgCAGACAGCAAAGGAGAGCCATATGCACAGACATTATGCAGATCCAATGTTGAACCAGCTGCCGAGGCCACCACAGGAGACTGGGGAGCGACTGAGCAAGTACAAAGAGGAGCACAGACGGATACTCCAAGAGAGTATTGAAGTTGCTCCATTTACAGCTAAAATAAAGGCactggagggagagagagagaactaCTCCAGGGTAACATCCTTATCTTCAAGTCCCAAAAGCCATTCTGCGAAATATGACAAAGATGCTGAACGCTCTGTGTCAGAACTGTATAAGATTAAGCATTCAGTTCCACAGAGTTTGCCACAAAGTAATTATTTCACTACCTTATCTAACAGTGTAGTAAATGAACCACCAAGATCATACCCATCAAAGGAAGCTTCAGGTGTATATGTTGATAAGCAAACTAATTGTCCTTCAACAGCAGCTAGTCCCCAGGCTATCCCCTCCtacatttcttccctttcaaaaCCACCACCTTTAATTAAGCACCAACCAGAGAGCGAAGGCTCTACAAGCAAGATTCCTGAGCAGCTTTCACAGTCGGTGCAGTCTCACTCTGTAAATTCTTTCAGAAGTGACAGCAGGAGCCCTACTCAGTTGTCAGTCTCCTCCTCAAATACACTCCGGAGTATGCCTGCCTTGCATAGGGCCCCTGTGTTTCACCCTCCTGTGCACCAGAACTTGGAGAAGAAGGAGAGCAGCTATAGCAGCCTTTCACCTCCAACTCTAACTCCTGTTCAACCCGTTAATGCTGGTGGTGGCAAAATACAGGAGTTGCAGAAACCGCCGACTTTAGTACCTGAGCCCAAGGAAGCCCAAACTGGTTACAAAGGCACTTCTGAACAGAATTTATCAGAAATGTGGAAGTCTAATAACGCCCCGAATAACGAAAAAGTGGGTTGGCATGGTGAAAGAGTGAGTGGAAAGTCACAGTCCGCTACAGCATCTGTTATTGTGCGTCCTCCTTCTAGCACAAAATACGAGAATGTACCAGTAATGCAGTCTGCTTCGAAAGATCGAGTTGGTGAGAGACCTTCAGCTGTGACAAATCTAGCAGATTGCCTGAAAATGGCAGAAGCCAGGGAGACTGGAAGAATCATACTGCCAAATATGAACTCAGACAGTTCTCGTACGCAGTATGAAAAGAGATTTGCAGCTGTCTCACAAGGCAGCATTCCTCATGCTGTCACCCCTGCCACAACTATCATCTGTAGCGCCAAAATGGATGTCACTGCATCAGCAGCAATGATGACCAGCGAGTCAAGCCAGGGGAGCTCTGAAGTGACTTACTCTGTCTCAAGCGCTGTGTCTTGCACACCGCTGGAGTGCACGGCCCCAAGAGCAGCTGGCCAGGCAgtggcacagccccaggagtGCAAGGTCAGCACTCCAGCTCCGGTTACATCCGCTTCTGGCAGCGTTGCTCAGCCCAGCTCGGGATTCTCCACCTCTGCAGACTTCGTCCATTTGAAAAAGCACAAGGCAGCGCTGGCTGCAGCTCAGTTTAAAAGTAGTAACACCACTGAGACAGAGTCCAACTCTGTGAAAAATCAGACATTTTCAACCTCTCTCTCCCTAGACAGTGCTATCGTCTGTAATACAATAAACAAAGCGAACTCTGTAGGCAGTGGGCAAACTTCCCAGACAAGTCAGCCAAACTACCACACTAAACTGAAAAAGGCTTGGCTAACAAGGCATTCAGAGGAAGATAAAAACACtaataaaaaagagaattcAGGGAACAGtgtttcagaaattattaaGCCGTGTACTGTCAATTTAATAGCTTCAACATCAAATGATTTACAAAATAACATAGATAGCAAAATCTTGGCAGATAAGTTTGTAAAGGAAGATAAGCAcccaaggagaaaaggaaaacgAACTTATGACTCTGGCTCTGAAAGTGGTGACTCTGATGAAAGCGAGAGCAAGTCAGAGCAAAGGACTAAACGGCAGCCCAAGCCAActtacaaaaagaaacaaaatgatttgcagaaaaaaaagggtGATGCTGAGGAAGAAGTGAGACCAAATGGTGTTCTTAGCAGAAGCgccaaagaaaaaagcaagctGAAGTTACAGAGCAGCAGTAACAGCAGTGAGTATATTAATCTGATTTGGAAGACAGTGAAGCATGTAAAGTCCAGCACTGTTAATCCTGGAGGGTTTGTCATGCACAATAGCTGGGAAAAGAGCTAAAAAACATGCCTGTGTAAATGAGTAGGTCCAGATTTATCTGTCTTGCGGTCTTTTGAAATATCCTGGTGTAAGAAATAGAGCATTTTGAATACGTGTTAACAAACTGGTTCTTCACCTAAAAAATAAGCCATAAACCATCTTGTTTATGGTGTCCATCAAAACTGAGCAGGCTGGTGCATATAGTTCTGCCCCTTGTATTGAGCTGTatacatacatttttttccttttattttaagatctaatgcatttatttttagagCACTGCTGGAGGGAAAGATTCTCTGTTGCTGAACTCTAACTCATCCTTTGATCAGAAAGCCAGAGGCAGTTCCTTGAGACCCTGATGCCACTTAGTTATGATTTGGTTAATTGAACCAAATTTGGTTAATGAAAGGTTTAAGGGAGAATAATTTCACACTTGGAACTAGCATGTGTAATACATGGTGTTAACATTCCTCTTgtttaaggaataaaaaaatttagGGAAATAAAAGTTTCCATTTAAATGTAATACTGTAATGTGTAGCAGATTGTAACTAGATTAATCTGAAAAGAGAAACTGGTCTGCCAACATaaggaattttatttaaaaacttgcCTTATTTTTTATCCCAATTTATTCTTCTTTGTCTTTGGTCTGGTTAAGTATTAGAGAGTCTACCATTAAATTACTTCTTGTAAGACATTTTAAGTACAGGTAGCAAAAAAGTGAGCAATACTACCTGTAATTGCATTCTGTGGCTTTTCACTGTCTGGTGTATGAAGTTACTCTTCTGGTATCTGACAGGACTTGATCCCTGAATTTTCCTGGGCGCTGAAAGTGTCGTAGTCTGTCTGAAGCATTCTGGATATTTGGTCTggtggtttttctttctgttcccaAGTAAATGCAGGATCAAGGCTAACATGCCTGTAAAATCATCTTCAGCTTCCCTTCTTAGAGTAAACTGTAAATACATACATTTAACATGTTAAGTGTTTGTGACCTTTCTGTTGttgcaaaagatttttttgtggCAAATCCCTGCAAGAGAGCTGGtcagagatttttctttcaaaaagaaCTTTACACAAAGTTTTACACCAGATCGTAGTCAACCTTGAGGGGCTTTCAGGAAGAATGGTGTTCCCTTGGAACAGCTGCCTAGATTCTCTGTAGGTGGCTGAAGGTAACTCTGCTTCAGGGTCTGGGGCTCAGTGGCAGTTTGCAGCATGGGTGGTACGTGGATTCTGCCAGGGTTGAAGAGTGCTTTGTCCTGATGCTGTTTTGGAAAGCCCCCTGGGAACTTGCGTGCTAGCCAGAGCCCTCAGAGCTCCAGGCTGTGAAGCTCCCTCCTGCAAAGCAAGGCATttcacagctctgccagtgtTGGGGGTCTTCCAAGTGCTTACCCACAGACCTTGAAGTCTAGCAGCTCCCAGATGATACCCAGAATCTCTGCTTCCAAGGCAGAAGACGTTGTTTTGGACTAGTAAACCTGTACTTGAGCCTTGTTAAACTTTAATGCAATTCCTGTCATGCCTTGGGTGAGTATGGAGCGTGATTTCTAGGCCAAGAGCTGAGACATAGGTAGTCTGTCCCTTGCGAAGTTTGTACAAGTCATCTCTGGCAAAATACCAGTGTGAACCCAGGTACCAAGTCCAAAGTCAGCACCCTGACCCTTTTATCATCCTATGTCAGATCCCTGTTTACAGGACATGAACTTTCAAAAGTAGTGGTAGATGAAATGACAGATAATTCTCTCTGTCTGCAGATAAGGGTGCCACTTTCAAGACTCCTTAAAATGAAAGCTTGGTTAAGTAacaacagggttcagtttcaAAACCTGTATGTGAAAATTGCCCTTATTACTCAATAGACTTGCTCCTCATGTTGCTTGGTGTCAGATCTGCTGACTTCAGTATCAAAAATAGAGTTAAACTCCTTGGCCTTGCAAAGCTAACAAACCAGACAGAGTGTAAATTGATTCTGTGACTATAGCTGCTATTCTGTAGTCATAGctgtaacttaaaaaaaaataagttctgAAGGAGTTGGAATTTGGTTTTAGGGTGGTTTTTAAAAGCTCTGCTTTTATTCATTAAACTGTGGCCTTTTTTGCCTACACCTTCACTCGAAACAGAGTTCAAATCTAACTTTCTTGCAGTATTGTatgtctttgctttttttgtcaGAATGAGATCCTGAAGATGGTTTTAGTAGAATATCTGGTGAACGATACACCTAGTATAAGGGAAAATGTAGTGTCTTAGCAGCTTAGCAGTTACTTAACTGTGCTCCTGCCTGAGTAACTTGAATTGGTCCCTTTGCATTTTTAACTTCGGTGCTGCTAGGcaagtggaaataaaaatgaaatatgttaTGCAGGTAACAAatgtagcagaaaaaaatgctgcgTGCTGGCTGTCTTGGCTGTGACCTGTGAGGAGGCAGTGACAGTACCTCATCTGAAATTCTCCTTACTTTTGCAGCTGGTATACCTCGCTCAGTGTTAAAAGATTGGCGCAAAGTAAAGAAGCTGAAGCAAACGGGAGAGTCCTTTTTGCAGGATGATTCTTGTTCTGAAATAGGACCAAATCTGCAAAAATGCAGAGAATGTAGGTTAATAAGAAGTAAGAAAGGAGAAGAACCAACTCATTCACCAGTATTTTGTAGATTTTACTACTTTCGACGGTAAGTATGCCTAGCTTCCTGGTAATGAGGTgcttcagcttttaaaaagaatattgaCAAAGGACTGGCATACTTGAAAGCATGTCTTATTTTTCTGGCTCAGTCCACCTGATAAAAGACAACATCTATTTTAACAGCATttacatttgcatttcttttgtgGATTGACTTCATTGCCGTTTAAAGCTTTATAGTAAAGACATCAGAACATCTGCCTGGTGTAACTTAGGCAAGCAGAAAATACTGCATATCACCATTACACAGGTGTCTGACATTTGAAGTGGGATTTTCAAAAGGCAAGATTCAGTTTTTCAGGGCAAGTCATACAACCGCAAGAGTTGCACTTACACCAGTACATGGTGGGAATGTTGCTCAGGGTTTTCTGAGGACAAGAGAGGAGTTGTGACCTCCCTTTTTTGCAATTAATGGTCAGTCGATAAAAAATCACAAGGAAAAATTTCATGGAGTGCAGGAAGTGCCAAGAAAGGGTAAAACAGCTTCAGTTTATGTATGGATCATGCTGTCAGTATTAATCAAACCTGTTATCGACAAGCAGCTGTTTCCTAAATGGGGTTTAATTTTTTACAATGAATCTTTAGTTACATGACTTGGTAGATCTATAGGAATCATTTCAAGGCTGGACTCTGAATACCTTCTCTAAGAATATTTGCTTCCACATTTGGCAGAGTTGGAATTTTAGttgattttcttcctcctctgtaGAGGAGAAAACATAAAAGTTTCCCAACgttttaaaaaatcatggaattaaAAAACTTGGATTTTTTATTACATTGTGGTAAATTTTACAGCAGTTTAATTATTTCCATTGTGTTTAGATAGTAGATTGAATTGCAGAAGTTTACACTTTTGGAAATTGTTATTGTTTTGAAAGCTGAAAGTTGATAACTTCATCTTGTTCATTTGAATACATATCTAAATGTTTTGTACTTCTGAATTCAGGACTGTTTTGCTGGCATAAATTCCTTAACTGTTATATCTTTATCATGACTTACCCTGTTTTGGATAAGATGGAATGAGTAATTGTTGCcacttaaaaacaaaagtttAGTATAGCCAGCGTTAGTGGAATTGCCCTGGGTAGGGTAATAGGAAACCCTTTAGCAAGTTGGAGTTTAGTGGATACAAAAATGTTAGCTTCTGTTGGTGGTTTGTTATGCCTAGAAAAATTTAAACGTAGTGTTTGAGCTCATATTTTCTCAGTATGAGAGCAGTAGGATAcaaaaatccataaaatatAAGTCAGGCTGAGTGACTGCTGTCACAGACTTACCATAAATTGAAACTGAGGAAGGAAAGTAGGTAGAACCaaactttgaagaaaaacaaaaacattttcctgtctGCAATTTTAAAGGCGTGATGAAGGCTAGAGTGAGATAATGAGGAGTGAATGGGATGCAAAAAAGTTCCTAAaaggtttgttttaattttcatgctTCCTTattgataattttaaaactatttccGTCAGTAGGATTTGTGTTAAAATTAAAGAAGGATGTAGGTAGATAAGGTGAAAAGAAAACTTTGGTGTTGTAAGATTTAAGCAGTAAGGTAAAGTAGCAAGTAAATTGGAAGTCACAGAGTATAACGATACACGCAGTCAAactatgttttcatttttaggtTGTCTTTCAGTAAGAATGGAGTGGTTAGGATCGATGGTTTCTCCTCTCCTGATCAGTATGATGATGAAGCACTGAGTTTATGGACACATGAAAACTATGAAGATGATGAACTGGACCTAGAAACTTCTAAATACATTCTAGATATCATAGGGGATAAATTTTGTCAGTTGGTAACGTCTGAGAAGACAGCCATGTCCTGGGTGAAAAAAGACGGTAAGGAATCCTCAATGCCCTCAAGTGTTCTGCAGTTCTTCTGGGGTGGCCGTCGCTTCCTTTTGCGTAGCTCTCTTCCCCTGGCTGTTGGATTTTTCTAGGCTGTTTGCTAAGAGGACATGTGGGGAAGGGTTCCTTCCTCAGTGGGCCAGCGCCATCCCCTTCCTGTGCTGGTGGCTATGCTGGGTTGGGGCCAGGCTCCTGTTGGATTTGGAGTAGCCTCCATTCCCAGCTTGGcctccagctctccagccagagcagccagctcccagccaagGCCTGTGGTGAGCCAGGTACTGACTGCTGCCAGCAAACGCTGTGTTTCTGATGTGTCTCCTTCCCAAAACAAAGGAGAAGAGTAGAGCGGCGTAGCCCCCACAGAGCATGTGCTAACACTGTCACCTCCTCCCCCCCCAAAGCCACCTTCCATCCTTCTGGCCCACAGCAGATGGGCACAGGCTGGTGGCTCTACTAGTTCCAGGCTGTATGAGGAGGAAGTGGAGCAGAAAACACTTACTAGCCAGGTCTCCTGAACAGACACTTGCCTCCTGTCCTTTCAGGTTCAGCTGTCCAGCTCACTAGTTTGGCTGCCCTTTAGATCAAACAGTCAGCAGTCGGGTGAAAAACCCTCTTGAATGCATGGGGTTAAAAGTGTGTGCTAAAATTGTTCTTCATTCTTGCAGCAGTATCTTTGCTGTATTACTTGAGTCTGTGTTTTCTGAATGCTTCATTTCTTTAGAACGTGTTGATACTAGCACTGAAGAGGATGGTGTGTAATGGAGCCAAGGGGGTAGCTCTTGATGGCCTGTTCGTGATGGATTACtttcctcacccaaaacacagTTGTGTCTGAGGGGAAACTTATGAATGCTTCACCTATAAAGActattattttgtgttttacatttaaatttcaGTCCTTTTATTCTGCTTATTTTGTGTTTCAGCCAAAATTGCATGGAAGAGAGCAGTGAGAGGAGTCCGTGAGATGTGTGATGCATGTGAAGCCACATTATTTAACATTCATTGGGTCTGCCAAAAATGTGGATTTGTGGTCTGCCTAGATTGttacaaagcaaaggaaaggaaaagttctAGAGGTCAGTTCTTTATGAACTAGAGTATTGTATAGGCTATTTATTCTCATTTGTTGCAGAGCTGCTGATCCACTAGAACTGTCTTTCTGTAAAGTGTTAAATTACTTGTTGTTTTGCATTGGTTTCTCTTagatcttttttcctccttttttgtCAGTATATATGGAATCAGTCAT
Proteins encoded in this region:
- the JMJD1C gene encoding probable JmjC domain-containing histone demethylation protein 2C isoform X5 produces the protein MNSQTAAPRQNSHQQQRNTRPNKRKGSDSSVPDEEKMKDERFDYISRGENPKTKNKHFINKRRKPEEDEKKINMKRLRTDNISDYSESSDSEISNKRLTDSSSEQNSENELKSKNSSKINGEGKSQTTEGVEQTLTDRQSPWDELQQDKNHEETERQKSSVLDHQEKSSLHAAEQPTLHEQNAKDPPVQECNAEKHHTVELKNEQFLPRPPTPKCVVDVTNKNNSEKENQDNAASTFGLQTVQKIESHSSDLKQQFANANFLEGRKQEADQSWVSSVGKTDSIQPGVVKTLPVNEHLNSEKVQYGSFMSSLNVASLAEESKLRKQSPVPDSVKSKSSASVDHPKTKSPDVKPKFTHSSDTVKSKVSSQNSHATGLTRSASKTDHDLPRSSFHPVPARVSALEATKSPLIIDKNEHFTVYRDPTLIGQETGTNHITPYLHQHNYPLHSSSHRTCLNPNAHHPALTGSSHLLAGSSAQAPLSAINTHPLSASHHSVHHPHLLPAVLPGVPAASLLGAHPRLETAHASSLSHLALAHQQQQQMLQHQSPHLLGQAHPSASYNQLGLYPIIWQYPNGTHAYSGLGLPSSKWVHPETPVNAEASLRRNTPSPWLHQPTSVTSADSLGLRSHIPVRPSSADPLRPLKLTTHSSPPLSKSIVEHRKEELERKAFVEPLRSATTASVKSELEQSRTQTAKESHMHRHYADPMLNQLPRPPQETGERLSKYKEEHRRILQESIEVAPFTAKIKALEGERENYSRVTSLSSSPKSHSAKYDKDAERSVSELYKIKHSVPQSLPQSNYFTTLSNSVVNEPPRSYPSKEASGVYVDKQTNCPSTAASPQAIPSYISSLSKPPPLIKHQPESEGSTSKIPEQLSQSVQSHSVNSFRSDSRSPTQLSVSSSNTLRSMPALHRAPVFHPPVHQNLEKKESSYSSLSPPTLTPVQPVNAGGGKIQELQKPPTLVPEPKEAQTGYKGTSEQNLSEMWKSNNAPNNEKVGWHGERVSGKSQSATASVIVRPPSSTKYENVPVMQSASKDRVGERPSAVTNLADCLKMAEARETGRIILPNMNSDSSRTQYEKRFAAVSQGSIPHAVTPATTIICSAKMDVTASAAMMTSESSQGSSEVTYSVSSAVSCTPLECTAPRAAGQAVAQPQECKVSTPAPVTSASGSVAQPSSGFSTSADFVHLKKHKAALAAAQFKSSNTTETESNSVKNQTFSTSLSLDSAIVCNTINKANSVGSGQTSQTSQPNYHTKLKKAWLTRHSEEDKNTNKKENSGNSVSEIIKPCTVNLIASTSNDLQNNIDSKILADKFVKEDKHPRRKGKRTYDSGSESGDSDESESKSEQRTKRQPKPTYKKKQNDLQKKKGDAEEEVRPNGVLSRSAKEKSKLKLQSSSNSTGIPRSVLKDWRKVKKLKQTGESFLQDDSCSEIGPNLQKCRECRLIRSKKGEEPTHSPVFCRFYYFRRLSFSKNGVVRIDGFSSPDQYDDEALSLWTHENYEDDELDLETSKYILDIIGDKFCQLVTSEKTAMSWVKKDAKIAWKRAVRGVREMCDACEATLFNIHWVCQKCGFVVCLDCYKAKERKSSRDKELYAWMKCVKGQPHDHKHLMPTQIIPGSVLTDLLDAMHNIREKFEIKSHCQCTTKQNTQAGKLPAMNGVSQVLQNVLNHSNKISLCMPESQQQNTPQKSETNGNTSPRSDVSTDSKLTPPESQSPLHWLADLAEQKAREEKKENKECPSGKHSKEGKDQDNLESPNCKSSPPPSQNNEQGSTLRDLLTTTAGKLRLGSTDAGIAFAPVYSTGTASGKSGRTMPNILDDIIASVVENKIPPNRAPKINVKSEIKDEPKDDKKCVLDDCSKRYSDIPYSWICDKHVLWLRDHKNSNNWKLFKECWKQGRPVLVSGMHKKMNFSLWKAEAISLDFGNQQADILNCKDSIISNTNVKEFWDGFEDVSKRQKVKNGETALLKLKDWPSGEDFKTMMPARYEDLLKSLPLPEYCSPEGKLNLASHLPGFFVRPDLGPRLCSAYGVAATKDHDIGTTNLHIEVSDVVNILVYVGIAKGNGVLSKSGVLKKLEEEDLDDLLRKRLKDSSELPGALWHIYAGKDADKIREFLQKIAKEQGLEVLPEHDPIRDQSWYVNKKLRQRLLEEYGVKTCTVIQFLGDAIILPAGALHQVQNFHSCVQVTEDFVSPEHLVQSFHLTQELRLSKEEINYDDKLQVKNILYHAVKEMVRALKIHEGEMEDMDEN